A window from Zavarzinia compransoris encodes these proteins:
- a CDS encoding TetR/AcrR family transcriptional regulator → MSEAHRRPKQPDILRRHLLEVTADLSLRQGIGNVRLEAVAAAAGVSKGGLLHHFPSRQALLEALCREYLARLDRRLAEALAADPVPGGRFTRAYLAVMTAAEPTEQERTWGILSCVLFAEPAFRSRWADWLSGHLRAHAATDGGTALEIVRLAADGLWLSDMAGESADRAAVVGRLHAMTLSKEPTC, encoded by the coding sequence ATGAGCGAAGCCCACCGCCGCCCGAAACAGCCGGATATCCTGCGCCGCCACCTGCTCGAGGTCACGGCGGACCTTTCCCTGCGCCAGGGCATCGGCAATGTCCGGCTGGAGGCGGTGGCGGCGGCGGCCGGCGTCAGCAAGGGCGGGCTGCTGCATCATTTCCCCAGCCGCCAGGCCTTGCTCGAGGCGCTGTGCCGCGAATATCTCGCCCGGCTGGACCGGCGGCTCGCAGAGGCGCTCGCCGCCGATCCGGTGCCCGGGGGGCGCTTCACCCGCGCCTATCTCGCGGTCATGACGGCGGCCGAGCCGACCGAGCAGGAGCGGACCTGGGGCATTCTCTCCTGCGTGCTCTTCGCCGAACCCGCCTTCCGCAGCCGCTGGGCCGACTGGCTCTCCGGCCATCTGCGCGCCCATGCCGCGACCGACGGCGGGACGGCGCTGGAAATCGTCCGCCTCGCCGCCGACGGCCTGTGGCTGTCGGACATGGCGGGGGAAAGCGCCGACCGGGCGGCGGTCGTCGGCCGGCTGCACGCCATGACCCTGTCAAAGGAACCGACATGCTGA
- a CDS encoding DMT family transporter produces the protein MLIQAYLPLVVAILLELAGTSFLQASQQFTRPLQTGLMVAAYIGSFYCLSLALRVLPVSIAYATWSGLGIVLIAVIGYVVFRQSLDWPAIAGIALIVIGVVIVNGFSKTVGH, from the coding sequence ATGCTGATCCAGGCCTATCTGCCGCTGGTCGTCGCCATCCTGCTCGAACTGGCGGGGACCAGTTTCCTGCAGGCGTCGCAGCAGTTCACCCGGCCGTTGCAGACCGGCCTGATGGTCGCGGCCTATATCGGCTCGTTCTATTGCCTGTCGCTGGCGCTGCGGGTGCTGCCGGTCAGCATCGCCTATGCCACCTGGAGCGGGCTCGGCATCGTGCTGATCGCCGTGATCGGCTATGTCGTGTTCCGGCAGTCCCTGGATTGGCCGGCGATCGCCGGCATCGCCCTGATCGTCATCGGCGTCGTCATCGTCAACGGTTTCTCGAAAACCGTCGGGCACTGA
- the secA gene encoding preprotein translocase subunit SecA → MLRLGSLAKRLFGSANDRMVKQLRSKVEAINALEPGISALSDADLRAQTDKFKARLAAGESLDDLLAEAFATVREAAKRTLGQRHFDVQLIGGMVLHSGRIAEMRTGEGKTLVATLAAYLNALEGRGVHVITVNDYLAKRDAGQMGRVYGFLGLATGVIVHDLSDDERRAAYNADITYGTNNEFGFDYLRDNMKYRLDHLVQRPFHYAIVDEVDSILIDEARTPLIISGPTEDNSDLYRRIDNLMPRLVEADYEKDEKQRSVSLSEDGQEKFEKLLVEAGLLRSSNLYDAENVTIVHHLQQALRAHVLFRRDRDYVVKDDKVIIIDEFTGRMMTGRRYSEGLHQALEAKENVTVQNENQTLASITFQNYFRLYPKLSGMTGTAATEAAEFAEIYKLEVLEIPTNVPVKRKDLDDEVYLTMTDKYNAIVALIEECRKRQQPVLVGTVSIEKSELLSAHLTKKQVPHRVLNARFHEQEAGIVAQAGQPGAVTIATNMAGRGTDIQLGGNLSMMLDEIAEGPGHDDDVARIRAKHAVDKETVIAAGGLYIIGTERHESRRIDNQLRGRSGRQGDPGNSKFFLSLEDDLMRIFGSDGLSRMLQRLGLKEGEAIIHPWVNKALEKAQQKVEARNFDIRKNLLRYDDVMNEQRKAIYGQRREFMNTDDVSDIVASMRDHVVNDLVASHIPAGSYAEAWNTEALHDEILRILTLDMPVQAWAAEEGIAEDEIRQRLAQAVESFFADKAERFGAEIIRMIEKSLLLQILDQCWKEHLLQLDYLRQAIGLRAYGQRDPLREYQQEAFNLYEAMLDKINVEVVRLLAHVQIQVNQPPPVDLEEPAGFEAIHADPLTGENEAAPLPLPDPAPRPADPRRAPAANWGKISRNAPCPCGSGKKFKHCHGALEN, encoded by the coding sequence GATCTCGGCCCTCTCGGACGCGGACCTGCGCGCCCAGACCGACAAGTTCAAGGCCCGCCTCGCCGCGGGCGAAAGCCTGGACGACCTGCTGGCCGAAGCCTTCGCCACCGTCCGCGAGGCGGCGAAGCGCACGCTCGGCCAGCGCCATTTCGACGTCCAGCTGATCGGCGGCATGGTGCTGCATTCCGGCCGGATCGCCGAGATGCGCACCGGCGAAGGCAAGACCCTGGTGGCGACCCTCGCCGCCTATCTGAACGCGCTGGAGGGCCGGGGCGTCCACGTCATCACCGTGAACGACTACCTGGCGAAGCGCGACGCCGGCCAGATGGGCCGGGTCTACGGCTTCCTCGGGCTTGCCACCGGCGTCATCGTCCACGACCTCTCGGACGACGAGCGCCGCGCGGCCTATAACGCCGACATCACCTATGGCACCAACAACGAGTTCGGCTTCGATTATCTGCGCGACAATATGAAGTACCGGCTGGACCATCTGGTGCAGCGGCCCTTCCATTACGCCATCGTCGACGAGGTGGACTCGATCCTGATCGACGAGGCGCGCACGCCGCTGATCATTTCGGGCCCGACCGAGGACAATTCCGACCTCTACCGCCGCATCGACAACCTGATGCCGCGGCTGGTCGAGGCCGACTACGAGAAGGACGAGAAGCAGCGCTCCGTCTCCCTGTCCGAGGACGGCCAGGAGAAGTTCGAGAAGCTGCTGGTCGAGGCCGGCCTTCTCAGGAGCAGCAATCTCTACGACGCCGAAAACGTCACCATCGTCCATCACCTGCAGCAGGCGCTGCGCGCCCATGTCCTGTTCCGGCGCGACCGCGACTATGTGGTGAAGGACGACAAGGTCATCATCATCGACGAATTCACCGGCCGCATGATGACCGGCCGGCGCTATTCGGAAGGCCTGCACCAGGCGCTGGAGGCCAAGGAAAACGTCACGGTCCAGAACGAGAACCAGACGCTGGCCTCGATCACCTTCCAGAATTATTTCCGCCTCTACCCGAAACTTTCGGGCATGACCGGCACGGCGGCGACGGAAGCGGCCGAATTCGCGGAAATCTACAAGCTCGAAGTGCTCGAGATTCCGACCAATGTTCCGGTCAAGCGGAAAGACCTCGACGACGAGGTCTATCTGACGATGACGGACAAATACAATGCCATCGTCGCCCTGATCGAAGAGTGCCGGAAGCGCCAGCAGCCGGTGCTGGTCGGCACCGTCTCGATCGAGAAGTCGGAACTCCTTTCCGCCCATCTGACCAAGAAGCAGGTGCCGCACCGGGTGCTGAACGCCCGCTTCCACGAGCAGGAGGCCGGCATCGTCGCCCAGGCCGGCCAGCCGGGCGCCGTCACCATCGCCACCAACATGGCCGGCCGCGGCACCGACATCCAGCTCGGCGGCAATCTCTCCATGATGCTGGACGAGATCGCCGAGGGCCCGGGCCATGACGACGACGTCGCCCGCATCCGCGCCAAGCATGCGGTGGACAAGGAAACCGTGATCGCCGCCGGCGGCCTCTACATCATCGGCACCGAGCGCCACGAAAGCCGGCGCATCGACAACCAGCTGCGCGGCCGCTCGGGCCGCCAGGGCGACCCGGGCAATTCGAAATTCTTCCTCAGCCTCGAAGACGACCTGATGCGCATCTTCGGGTCGGACGGCCTCAGCCGCATGCTGCAGCGCCTCGGCCTGAAGGAAGGCGAGGCGATCATCCACCCCTGGGTGAACAAGGCCCTTGAGAAGGCGCAGCAGAAGGTCGAGGCGCGCAACTTCGACATCCGCAAGAACCTGCTGCGCTATGACGACGTGATGAACGAGCAGCGCAAGGCGATCTACGGCCAGCGCCGCGAATTCATGAACACGGACGACGTCTCGGACATCGTCGCCTCGATGCGCGACCATGTAGTGAACGACCTTGTCGCCAGCCATATCCCCGCCGGCTCCTATGCCGAGGCGTGGAACACGGAAGCCCTGCACGACGAGATCCTGCGCATCCTCACCCTCGACATGCCGGTGCAGGCCTGGGCGGCCGAGGAAGGCATCGCCGAGGACGAGATCCGCCAGCGCCTGGCCCAGGCGGTCGAGAGTTTCTTCGCCGACAAGGCCGAGCGCTTCGGCGCCGAGATCATCCGCATGATCGAGAAGAGCCTGCTGTTGCAGATCCTCGATCAATGCTGGAAGGAACACCTGCTGCAACTCGATTACCTGCGCCAGGCGATCGGGCTGCGCGCCTATGGCCAGCGCGATCCGTTGCGCGAATACCAGCAGGAAGCCTTCAACCTCTATGAAGCCATGCTGGACAAGATCAATGTCGAGGTCGTGCGCCTGCTGGCCCATGTCCAGATCCAGGTGAACCAGCCGCCCCCGGTCGACCTCGAGGAGCCGGCCGGTTTCGAGGCCATTCACGCCGATCCGCTGACCGGCGAGAACGAGGCCGCGCCCCTGCCGCTGCCGGACCCGGCCCCCCGCCCCGCCGATCCGCGCCGGGCGCCGGCCGCGAACTGGGGCAAGATCTCGCGGAATGCGCCCTGCCCCTGCGGTTCGGGCAAGAAGTTCAAGCATTGCCACGGCGCCCTTGAAAACTGA